A genomic region of Methanothermobacter thermautotrophicus str. Delta H contains the following coding sequences:
- a CDS encoding hydroxymethylglutaryl-CoA synthase translates to MAGIVGYGVYIPSYRIKVEEIARVWGDDPQAISRGLVVEEKSVPGPDEDTATISVEAARNALRRSQIDPSEIGAVYVGSESHPYAVKPTATIVAEAVEATPEMTAADLEFACKAGTAGIQACMGLVDSGIIKYGLAVGADTAQGAPGDALEYTASAGGAAYVIGGKNCLADIKETYSFTTDTPDFYRREGMPYPRHGGRFTGEPAYFKHVLGAARGMMEKTGLSADDFDYAVFHQPNGKFYLKAARKLGFESEQVKPGLLTPVIGNTYSGATPVGLAATLDVAEPGARILAVSYGSGAGSDAFIIEVNDLIEERRDLAPSVAEIIKNKRYVDYALYAKFKGKLRMA, encoded by the coding sequence ATGGCTGGAATAGTCGGATATGGAGTTTACATTCCATCATACAGAATAAAGGTTGAAGAAATCGCGAGGGTCTGGGGAGACGACCCCCAGGCCATATCAAGGGGGCTGGTTGTGGAGGAAAAATCGGTCCCTGGTCCTGATGAGGACACAGCAACAATCTCAGTTGAAGCTGCCCGTAATGCCCTCAGAAGGAGCCAGATAGATCCCTCAGAGATAGGAGCTGTCTATGTGGGATCAGAATCCCACCCCTACGCTGTTAAGCCAACAGCAACAATCGTTGCAGAGGCTGTTGAGGCAACACCCGAGATGACAGCAGCTGACCTTGAGTTCGCATGTAAGGCAGGTACCGCAGGTATACAGGCCTGCATGGGACTTGTTGACTCAGGCATAATCAAGTACGGCCTTGCAGTCGGTGCTGACACAGCCCAGGGAGCCCCCGGTGACGCCCTTGAGTACACTGCATCAGCAGGAGGGGCAGCCTATGTTATAGGTGGAAAGAACTGCCTTGCAGATATAAAGGAAACCTACAGCTTCACAACAGACACCCCCGACTTCTACAGGAGGGAGGGAATGCCCTACCCCCGGCACGGGGGAAGATTCACCGGTGAACCCGCCTACTTCAAGCATGTCCTGGGAGCCGCGAGGGGTATGATGGAGAAGACCGGTCTCAGCGCAGATGACTTCGACTACGCGGTCTTCCACCAGCCAAACGGGAAGTTCTACCTGAAGGCCGCTCGCAAACTGGGATTTGAAAGCGAACAGGTTAAACCGGGACTTTTGACGCCTGTGATAGGGAACACCTACTCAGGTGCAACACCAGTAGGCCTTGCAGCAACCCTTGACGTTGCAGAACCAGGCGCAAGGATACTGGCAGTGTCCTATGGTTCAGGTGCCGGGAGCGACGCCTTCATAATAGAGGTGAATGATCTCATAGAGGAGAGGCGTGACCTTGCACCATCCGTGGCCGAGATCATCAAAAATAAGAGGTACGTCGACTATGCCTTATACGCCAAATTCAAGGGCAAACTCAGGATGGCTTAA
- a CDS encoding thiolase domain-containing protein, protein MRDVAVIGVSQTKFGELWDVSFRDMITEAGLGAIEDAGVEGADLDAMYVGNMSAGLFIKQEHISSLIADHAGLTPIPSTRVEAACASGGLALRSGIMAVASGYHDIVIAAGVEKMTDVVDPTPAIATASDQEWEAQQGVTFPSLYAMMARRHMYEYGTTREQLAMVSVINHENASNNPRAQFPMKVTVEQVMNSTMVADPLRLLDCSPISDGAAAVILCPADMAREYTDTPVYVKASAQASGTIALHDRRDITRIDATVNAARNAFKMAKLTPGDIDLVEVHDCFSINGILAVEDLGFVEKGEGGRAFEDGMTRIDGDIPVNPSGGLKARGHPLGATGIAQAAEVVWQLRGEAGKRQVEGAEIGMTHNIGGTGGTAAVHIFSR, encoded by the coding sequence ATGAGGGATGTAGCAGTTATTGGAGTTTCACAGACAAAATTTGGAGAACTCTGGGATGTCTCCTTCAGGGACATGATAACCGAGGCCGGACTTGGGGCCATAGAGGACGCAGGAGTGGAGGGCGCAGACCTTGATGCGATGTACGTTGGTAACATGTCAGCCGGTCTCTTCATAAAACAGGAGCATATATCCTCGCTCATCGCGGACCATGCTGGCCTGACACCCATACCCTCCACAAGGGTTGAGGCCGCCTGTGCATCAGGGGGGCTCGCCCTCAGGAGCGGCATAATGGCGGTGGCATCAGGATACCATGACATCGTGATAGCTGCAGGTGTTGAGAAGATGACCGACGTTGTTGACCCAACACCGGCAATTGCAACAGCATCCGACCAGGAGTGGGAGGCCCAGCAGGGTGTCACATTCCCATCACTGTATGCCATGATGGCCAGGAGGCACATGTATGAGTACGGTACAACCAGGGAGCAGCTCGCCATGGTCTCAGTGATAAACCATGAGAACGCCTCAAACAACCCCCGGGCCCAGTTTCCGATGAAGGTCACGGTTGAACAGGTCATGAACTCCACCATGGTAGCGGATCCCCTCAGGCTCCTCGACTGTTCACCGATATCTGATGGGGCCGCAGCGGTTATACTATGCCCTGCAGACATGGCGAGGGAGTACACAGACACACCTGTCTATGTGAAGGCGTCTGCACAGGCCTCAGGTACCATTGCACTTCATGACAGGAGGGACATAACAAGGATTGATGCAACCGTCAATGCAGCCAGAAATGCCTTCAAGATGGCCAAGCTGACTCCAGGGGACATAGACCTTGTTGAGGTCCATGACTGTTTCAGTATAAACGGTATACTGGCTGTTGAGGACCTTGGATTCGTCGAGAAGGGTGAAGGTGGAAGGGCCTTTGAGGATGGTATGACAAGGATTGATGGTGACATACCGGTTAACCCATCAGGTGGGCTCAAGGCACGTGGCCATCCCCTTGGAGCCACCGGTATAGCCCAGGCAGCTGAGGTGGTATGGCAGCTGCGTGGTGAAGCCGGTAAGAGACAGGTGGAAGGTGCTGAAATCGGCATGACCCACAACATCGGTGGAACCGGTGGAACAGCGGCGGTCCACATATTTTCAAGGTGA
- the thsA gene encoding thermosome subunit alpha produces the protein MAQGQQPILVLPEGTSRYLGRDAQRMNILAGKILAETVRTTLGPKGMDKMLVDSLGDIVVTNDGVTILKEMDIEHPAAKMLVEVAKTQEDEVGDGTTTAVIIAGELLKKAENLLEMEIHPTIIAMGYRQAAEKAQEILDDIAIDASDRDTLMKVAMTAMTGKGTEKAREPLAELIVDAVKQVEEDGEVEKDHIKIEKKEGAAVDDSTLVQGVIIDKERVHPGMPKKVENAKIALLNCPIEVKETEVDAEIRITDPSQMQAFIEQEEQMIRDMVNSIVDTGANVLFCQKGIDDLAQHYLAKAGVLAVRRVKKSDMEKLSKATGANIVTNIEDLSPEDLGEAGVVSEKKISGEEMIFVEECKEPKAVTILVRGSTEHVVSEVERAIEDAIGVVAATVEDGKVVAGGGAPEIEIAKRLKDYADSISGREQLAVSAFAEALEIVPKTLAENAGLDSIDVLVDLRAAHEESTYMGIDVFDGKIVDMKEAGVIEPHRVKKQAIQSAAEAAEMILRIDDVIAASSSGSSEEGMEEMGGMGGMPPM, from the coding sequence ATGGCACAGGGACAGCAGCCAATTCTTGTACTGCCCGAAGGTACAAGCAGGTATCTTGGAAGAGACGCACAGAGGATGAACATCCTTGCGGGTAAAATACTCGCAGAGACCGTGAGAACAACCCTTGGACCTAAGGGTATGGACAAGATGCTTGTTGACTCCCTTGGAGACATTGTTGTAACCAACGACGGTGTCACAATACTCAAGGAAATGGACATAGAGCACCCAGCAGCAAAAATGCTCGTCGAGGTTGCAAAGACCCAGGAAGACGAGGTAGGGGACGGTACAACCACAGCAGTCATAATAGCAGGGGAACTACTCAAAAAGGCTGAAAATCTCCTTGAAATGGAGATCCACCCAACAATAATAGCAATGGGTTACAGGCAGGCCGCTGAAAAGGCCCAGGAAATACTCGACGACATTGCAATCGACGCCAGCGACAGGGACACCCTCATGAAGGTTGCAATGACCGCAATGACAGGAAAAGGAACAGAAAAGGCAAGGGAACCACTGGCAGAGCTCATAGTGGATGCGGTCAAGCAGGTTGAAGAGGATGGCGAAGTCGAGAAGGACCACATAAAGATAGAGAAGAAGGAAGGCGCAGCAGTGGATGACTCAACACTCGTGCAGGGTGTTATAATCGACAAGGAAAGGGTCCACCCAGGAATGCCAAAGAAGGTTGAAAACGCCAAAATAGCACTCCTCAACTGCCCGATCGAAGTTAAAGAGACAGAGGTTGACGCAGAGATCAGGATAACAGACCCATCACAGATGCAGGCCTTCATCGAACAGGAAGAGCAGATGATCCGCGACATGGTCAACTCAATAGTTGATACAGGCGCAAACGTCCTCTTCTGTCAGAAGGGCATCGATGACCTCGCACAGCACTACCTGGCCAAGGCAGGAGTCCTTGCAGTGAGAAGGGTCAAGAAGTCAGACATGGAGAAACTCTCCAAGGCCACAGGAGCAAACATAGTCACAAACATCGAGGACCTCAGCCCAGAGGACCTGGGTGAAGCAGGAGTCGTATCAGAGAAGAAGATCTCAGGCGAAGAAATGATCTTCGTTGAAGAGTGCAAGGAACCAAAGGCAGTGACAATACTCGTCAGGGGATCAACCGAACACGTTGTAAGCGAAGTTGAAAGGGCAATCGAAGACGCAATAGGCGTAGTCGCTGCAACAGTTGAGGATGGTAAGGTCGTTGCAGGAGGCGGAGCACCTGAAATAGAAATCGCAAAGAGGCTCAAGGACTATGCTGACTCAATAAGCGGCAGGGAGCAGCTGGCAGTATCAGCCTTCGCAGAGGCCCTTGAAATCGTGCCAAAGACCCTTGCAGAGAACGCAGGTCTTGACAGCATCGACGTCCTAGTTGACCTCAGGGCAGCCCATGAGGAATCAACATACATGGGAATCGACGTCTTCGATGGTAAAATCGTCGACATGAAGGAAGCAGGAGTAATTGAACCCCACAGGGTCAAGAAACAGGCCATCCAGTCTGCAGCTGAAGCAGCTGAGATGATACTGCGCATAGACGACGTCATAGCCGCATCATCATCCGGTTCCAGCGAGGAAGGAATGGAGGAAATGGGCGGCATGGGCGGAATGCCTCCAATGTAA
- a CDS encoding transglutaminase domain-containing protein — protein sequence MRQLQKASVYLTMTLILIVAMESSHALENDSETLNSSEVLQASVRVANFMEKYQRLPENISAGNRSLDCASYTYALSRVLRGSRTVEYRTVNSPALDIRRISLKLSRTQYTEITVRFRDFTDKYSRCPSTVSYSGGKIDFYNTVYLLSKIGRYRYQKGRMPTYVYIRTPVPLNAYRINSQTVDSRIRSINSEIRKTSSLIKRIRIRIRTTGNTRTRIMLQNRLRTLENRYTYLKGQLRYYEGLKNSPWYVPPSLRTYLSSTAYCSITDPNVVYLARELSGNTSYSTAQNLFTWVRDNVDYSFYYRTRYGASGTLRLRKGNCVDQAHLMVALARTSGIPARYVRGYCRFISGNWYSHVWAQVWIRGRGWVTADTTHSLNRLGHVSNWNTTVSRVSEVLREYRL from the coding sequence ATGAGGCAGCTCCAGAAAGCCTCAGTATACCTTACCATGACCCTGATTTTGATCGTGGCCATGGAAAGTTCCCATGCCCTTGAGAATGATTCAGAAACCCTGAACAGCTCTGAAGTCCTGCAGGCAAGTGTCAGGGTAGCCAATTTCATGGAAAAGTATCAGAGGCTCCCTGAAAACATAAGTGCTGGAAACAGAAGTCTTGATTGTGCATCCTACACATATGCCCTTAGCAGAGTACTGAGAGGCTCAAGGACCGTTGAATACAGAACTGTAAATTCACCCGCCCTCGATATTCGCCGCATATCCCTGAAACTGAGCAGAACACAGTACACTGAGATAACAGTAAGGTTCAGGGACTTTACAGATAAATACAGTAGATGCCCGTCAACGGTGTCCTACAGTGGAGGTAAAATCGATTTCTACAATACAGTCTACCTCCTCTCAAAGATTGGGCGTTACAGGTACCAGAAGGGGAGGATGCCCACATACGTGTATATAAGGACTCCGGTACCCCTCAATGCATACAGGATCAACTCCCAGACCGTTGACTCCAGGATAAGGAGCATAAACTCTGAAATCAGGAAGACGTCTTCCCTCATCAAGAGGATCAGGATCAGAATAAGAACCACAGGAAACACCAGGACCAGGATCATGCTTCAGAACAGACTCAGGACACTTGAGAACAGATACACCTATCTTAAGGGGCAACTCAGATACTATGAGGGCCTTAAGAACAGCCCCTGGTATGTCCCTCCATCCCTCAGAACGTATCTGAGTTCAACAGCCTACTGCAGCATCACGGATCCCAATGTGGTATACCTTGCCCGTGAACTCTCAGGAAACACCAGCTACTCCACTGCACAGAACCTCTTCACCTGGGTACGTGACAACGTTGACTACTCCTTCTACTACAGGACACGTTACGGTGCCTCGGGTACACTCCGGTTAAGGAAGGGCAACTGCGTTGACCAGGCACACCTCATGGTAGCCCTTGCAAGGACCAGTGGTATACCTGCACGCTACGTCCGTGGTTACTGCAGATTCATAAGCGGGAACTGGTACTCCCATGTATGGGCCCAGGTATGGATA